GGTGTGGTTCAGGACGGTGATCTCCCGGGCGGAGGTGTTGCCGGTCGCGGGGGAAACCTTGCTGGAAGCGGTACCAGTTCCGGTCGAGGCGGAGGATTTGCCGTAAGCGGTACCAGCCCTGGGCGTCGCGGTGGCCGTCCCCGCCGCGGACAGGTCGAGCCCGCCGCCCAGCGTGACCTTGCCGCCCACCGTCAGGGGCTTGTCCGCCAGAACCAGTTGCCCTTTGTCGTTCTGCGTGTAGGAACCGGTCACGGTCAGCCCGCCCGTGACCACACCCTCGTTCGTCACTGCGCCGTTCACGGTGCCCTTGCCGCTGAGCGCGCTCGTCACCCGCAGTGCCGAGCCGCCGGTGTCCAGCCGCGCTCCAGCCGACGTCAGCCGGATCGCCCTGCTGTTGGCGAGGGTCGCCCCGTCCTTGAGCGCGAGGGTTCCCTGCTTGACCGTCGTCGTCCCGGTGTACGTCACCGCAGTGCCCGTGAGAGTTGTCGTAGCCGCTCCGGACTGGACGAGCGAGCCGCTGCCGCCGAGCCGGGAAAGGGACGTCGCGGTCGTCGTGTTGCGCACGACGAGAGTGCCGTCGTTCACGATCCGGCGCCGGTCGGTACCGGTGAGCAGGGAGCCGTCTCCCTGTGCCGACCCCAGCCGCAGGACCGCCCCCTCTTGCACGGTCGTTGAACCGTCGTAGTACTGCGCGGCAGCGAAGGTGACGTCGTTGCCTTTGGTCCCGGCGATGACGACGTCACCGGCGCCGGGCACGGCCAGGGTGTCGTGGTATTTGCCGCCGCCGATCGGCGCACCCAAGGTGACCGGCCCGTTGTAGTCGAACGTCAGCAGGGACCGCCGTCCGCCGGCCTCGTGCAGGTTGATGTAAACGGTGTCCTTTGTTCCCGGCATGAAGATCTTGTGCGTGGTGCCGTCGCCCCACTGCACGTCGGCGCCCTCGATGTTGGTGCCGCGTTTGTTCAGTTGGTGCGCGATGGCATGCCAGTTGATGTCCGGGTCGCTGAGCGAGGGGTTGGTGTCGCCGCCCTGGTCGCTGTAGCTGTACTGCCCGGTGAGGACGACCTTGCTGCCGGGCCGCGAGTGGACGTTGACGTCGCTGCCGTACTCCCGCTGGTAGAAGTCCTGCCGCAGCGTGATCGTCTGGTACAGCGGGGTGTCGATGATCCAGGAGCCCTGGTTGAGGATCGCCCGGGCGTTGGGCAGCGACACCGGGTACTCGGGGCGGCCGACCGCCATCCCGGTGCCGTTGTCGATGACCCCGGAGAACGGGTGGGTGCCCGCCAGGTCGAGGGTGCCCCACATGCTGCGGGGCTGGGTGACGAGTCCGGAGCCGCTGATCGTGCCGATGTTGAAAGTGCGGGTCAGCGAGAGCCGGAGCGTGCCGTCGACGCGGACGTTGAGCTGATTGAGCTGGTAACCGGGAGTGTCGTAGGGGAAGTGCCCGATCAGCCCCGTGCCCCCGCCGGTGCCGTACTGGAGTGTCGTCCCACGCTCCACTGTGATCGCGGGCGGGTCGGGGTTGCCGACCGTTGTGTAGGGATGGTTTCCGCCCTGCGTGCGCACCACCTGCCGCCGGCGTGCCTTGGGCAAGGTGAAATCGCTGTCCTTGCTCAGGACCAGCGTTCCGCCGCCGCGCACGGTGAGTGTTCCCTGACCGCGGAAAACGCCGTCGTAGGTTGTCGTCCCGGAGGGCACGGTGACCACGGTGTCGCCGGCGAGCGTCACGTCCGCGTTCGCGAGGACGTCGACGGTGACGTCCCGGGCGTCGGCGGCCACGGCCGGGGGAGCGGTGGCCACGAGGGCGGCGACGGTCGCGAGGGCACCGACGACCGCTGCTGAGGTGTGGAGAGGGCTGCGCACGTATCGGAGACGCGTCGGCGCGACACCGATAACAGAAATTTGCTTCCCCCGGGTGCCCACGGGGACCCCGTCGCACCCGGAAAACCGCCTTCCCGCCGGAAACTTCCGGAAAGGGCTTTCCATCAAGTCCCGTCCGACCCGTTGACCTGCTCGTAACACGCCCTTACCTTTTCGGCGTTCGTCATTCCACATGCCGTTCGCAGTTCCGAACGCCCTCTCTCGAGAGGTAGTCGCGTGTACCCCGATCCGCTCGTCTGCCGCCGCGCCGACCCCCAGGCGCAACCCGACCCCAGCCGCCATGCCCGGATCCAGGCCTTCGGCCCGCACCCGGACGGCATCCCCGACTTCGGCGTCCCCGTCGTCGACACCGTGAAGGAGAGTGCGTGAGATGAGACGTGCGTACACGACCCTGCTCGCCCTCTGTCTCGTGCTGATCGGCGCCCTTGCGACCGCGGGACCCGCCCAGGCGGCGCCTGTGACGATCGTCAACGGCACCCAGTTCACCGACAGTTCCGGCAGCCCCGTACACGCCCATGGTGGCGGGGTTCTCAAAGTCGGCTCCTACTACTACTGGTTCGGCGAGAACCGCAACGCCGACAACACCTTCCGGTACGTGGATGCCTACCGTTCCACCGATCTGGAGAACTGGGAGTTCCGCAACCACGTCCTGACCCAGTCGAGCGACTCCGAGTTGGCCACCGCCAACATCGAACGCCCGAAGGTCATGTACAACGCATCCACCGGCAAGTTCGTGATGTGGATGCACAAGGAGAACGGCACCGACTACAGCGAGGCCCGAGCAGCTGTCGCCGTGTCGGACACCGTCGACGGAAACTACACCTGGCAGGGCAGCTTCCGTCCGCTCGACCAGCACATGTCCCGTGACATCACGGTCTTCGTGGACAGCGACGGCGCCGGATACATGGTCTCGGCCGCACGCGAGAACTACGACCTCCAGATCTACCGGCTCACCGCCGACTACACCGGTATCGCGAGCCTGGTCGCCGACCCCTGGCACGGCGGGCATCGCGAGGCGCCGGCGCTGTTCAAGCGGGGCGGCGTCTACTTCATGCTCACCTCCGGCGCGACCGGCTGGAGCCCCAACCAGCAGCAGTACGCCACGGCGACCTCACTCGCCGGTCCCTGGTCGGCCATGACGAACGTCGGCGACTCGACGGCGTACGGCTCGCAGACCGCGTACGTGCTGCCCGTCCAGGGCACTTCGGGGACCTCGTACCTCTACCTGGGCGACCGCTGGGGCAACTCCTTCGCCGGGACCGTCAACGACTCCCGCTACGTCTGGTTGCCGCTGACCTTCCCCACGACCACCTCGCTGTCGATGTCCTGGTCGCCCGAGGTCACCGTCGACACGGCGGCCGGAACGGTTACCGGAACGAGTGCCACGTACAACACACTCATCGCCCGGCACAGCAGCAAGTGCGCGGATGTCACGAGTCAGTCCCTCTGGGCGGGTGCCCAGATCAAGCAGTACGACTGCAACGGCGGTAACAACCAGAAGTACTGGTTCAAGTCCGTCGGAAGCGGTTACTACCAGTTGGTCGTCAGGAACAGTTCTCTGTGCGTGCAGGAGAACGCGAGCACGGTCAGTCAGGAGAACTGCAACGGGTCGGCCACCGGTCAGCAGTGGTCGCTGACGACTTCCGGCAGCTACGTCAGCATCAAGTCCCGTGCGAGCGGCGAGTGTCTGGACGTGAACGGCGCGTCCACCGCCAACTCCGCCGCGCTCATCACCTACACGTGCAACGGAGGAACCAACCAGCAGTGGACGCGCGGAACCTGACCTACGTCAGGCGAGAAGGTCGATCGCGTCGATCGACGTGCCCGCGCTGAGGTAGGAGGTCGACCCCGAACCGCTCACCACGTTGATCTTCAGCACGTTGTACTGGCTGGTGTCCGTGAGCCATGCGCTCGCCGGAACGCTGTAGGTGAACGTGTAGTTGTTGCCCCGGTAGGACCCGTTGGTCAGGGACCGGGTGCTCGGCTGGGTGGGCGGGGAGGGGATGGCCGAGGTCCAGGTGTCGTTCACGACGACCTGCGGCCGGCCGTTGGCGTAGGCCGTCGTCACGCCGATGCGCAGGGTGTGCGCGGCGGCGGCCTGGGCCGCGGTCAGTTTGAAGTACACGAGCAGACCGCTGTTGACGTCCTTCCAGATGTAGCAGGGGAACGCCGAGGTCTCGCTGCCGCTGCCGATCACCACGTTGCCGGTCCAGGAGGCGGCCCGGACGTCCGACGGATGCGCGTACGTCATCAGGTCGGCGTTCTTGAAGCCGCTCGGCGTGCCGGTCCAGTCGTTGATCCGCCAGATCGCGCTCGCGTTGCCCGGGTCGTTCGAGGACGGGATCGCGATCGAGTTGAGGGTGGTCGTCCCGCCTGCGGATACGGTCACCTGTGTACTGTATACAGTCAGTTCGCTCTTGTGGACGGTCAGTGTGTACGTCCCCGGAAGCACCCCGGTGATCGAGAAGTAGCCGTCCGACGACCGTGCCGAACCCCAGTACTGTGCCGCCGAGTTGGCCAGTCCGACCGTGTACGGGTACGCCGTGTTGCGTCCCGTGATGCCGACCCCCGCGACCCTGCCCCGGCCGCTCGCCGCGACGTAGCCGGAGATACCGAGCGAATCCGCCCACGAGGTGGTCAGGGTGCCCGGAAACAGTGACGAAGAGGGGGCGCCGCCGTCGGTGAAGGCGATGACGTAGGGGCCCTGGAGACCGAAGCGCTGCTCCTCGGTCTGGTTCTGGCCGTAGTACAGGATCTCGTACAGGCCACCGCCGTCGGCGCTCTGGTGGCGAAGGAGGGAGCGGTAGAAGGGGCCGCCCGAGGCCTTCTCGTGGTTGCTGCGCACGATCCAGAGACCGACGCTGCCGGTCGTCCAGCCGACGTAGTTGTAGTCGATGACGCGCAGCTTGGAGTAGTGCTTGGAGCGGGTCTGGCCGTCGGACTTCGCGAAGACGTCGGAGGCCTCGATGGTGCTGGTCGTGTACGTGTAGGAGTCGGGCTCGTCATTGAGGAACAGCCCCGCCTTGACACGCACGATGTAACGGGTTGCCGAAACGGACGTGTCGGCCTTGTTGGTCCACAGGTAGACGTTGTTCTCGCCGCTTCGGGCCGCGTAGTAGTGCTTGAGCGTGCCGTGCGTGACCGAGATCAGGATCGTCGAGCCGGACTGTGCGATCGTCACGGTGGAACTGCCGAGTCCCGACTCGATGTGCGAGTTCATGCCACCGTAGCCCTGATACTCGGTTCCCCTGTAGGTCAGCGAGGTCAGGTCGCCGGTGGATTTGCTGATCTTGAAGACCAGGTTGGCGCCGGTGTCGACGACGTAGTTCGAGCCGTCGTCGGTGTAGCCGAAGGCCGCTGCTGCGGCCGGTGCGGCGAGCGGC
The sequence above is a segment of the Streptomyces asoensis genome. Coding sequences within it:
- a CDS encoding autotransporter, whose product is MRSPLHTSAAVVGALATVAALVATAPPAVAADARDVTVDVLANADVTLAGDTVVTVPSGTTTYDGVFRGQGTLTVRGGGTLVLSKDSDFTLPKARRRQVVRTQGGNHPYTTVGNPDPPAITVERGTTLQYGTGGGTGLIGHFPYDTPGYQLNQLNVRVDGTLRLSLTRTFNIGTISGSGLVTQPRSMWGTLDLAGTHPFSGVIDNGTGMAVGRPEYPVSLPNARAILNQGSWIIDTPLYQTITLRQDFYQREYGSDVNVHSRPGSKVVLTGQYSYSDQGGDTNPSLSDPDINWHAIAHQLNKRGTNIEGADVQWGDGTTHKIFMPGTKDTVYINLHEAGGRRSLLTFDYNGPVTLGAPIGGGKYHDTLAVPGAGDVVIAGTKGNDVTFAAAQYYDGSTTVQEGAVLRLGSAQGDGSLLTGTDRRRIVNDGTLVVRNTTTATSLSRLGGSGSLVQSGAATTTLTGTAVTYTGTTTVKQGTLALKDGATLANSRAIRLTSAGARLDTGGSALRVTSALSGKGTVNGAVTNEGVVTGGLTVTGSYTQNDKGQLVLADKPLTVGGKVTLGGGLDLSAAGTATATPRAGTAYGKSSASTGTGTASSKVSPATGNTSAREITVLNHTGDTSTTGTFDKLREGAEVKLADTVYRISYKGGDGNDVVLTATAVSPSASAHGQASSGSVTAETRSASAAEGGAFGWWPYVLAAGLLGGLLVPATKRTRGGGRRRGGRHSAHGR
- a CDS encoding RICIN domain-containing protein, which translates into the protein MRRAYTTLLALCLVLIGALATAGPAQAAPVTIVNGTQFTDSSGSPVHAHGGGVLKVGSYYYWFGENRNADNTFRYVDAYRSTDLENWEFRNHVLTQSSDSELATANIERPKVMYNASTGKFVMWMHKENGTDYSEARAAVAVSDTVDGNYTWQGSFRPLDQHMSRDITVFVDSDGAGYMVSAARENYDLQIYRLTADYTGIASLVADPWHGGHREAPALFKRGGVYFMLTSGATGWSPNQQQYATATSLAGPWSAMTNVGDSTAYGSQTAYVLPVQGTSGTSYLYLGDRWGNSFAGTVNDSRYVWLPLTFPTTTSLSMSWSPEVTVDTAAGTVTGTSATYNTLIARHSSKCADVTSQSLWAGAQIKQYDCNGGNNQKYWFKSVGSGYYQLVVRNSSLCVQENASTVSQENCNGSATGQQWSLTTSGSYVSIKSRASGECLDVNGASTANSAALITYTCNGGTNQQWTRGT
- a CDS encoding rhamnogalacturonan lyase B N-terminal domain-containing protein, with amino-acid sequence MSGSENHRPIRRRTFVLGTAATAGSAALAGPLAAPAAAAAFGYTDDGSNYVVDTGANLVFKISKSTGDLTSLTYRGTEYQGYGGMNSHIESGLGSSTVTIAQSGSTILISVTHGTLKHYYAARSGENNVYLWTNKADTSVSATRYIVRVKAGLFLNDEPDSYTYTTSTIEASDVFAKSDGQTRSKHYSKLRVIDYNYVGWTTGSVGLWIVRSNHEKASGGPFYRSLLRHQSADGGGLYEILYYGQNQTEEQRFGLQGPYVIAFTDGGAPSSSLFPGTLTTSWADSLGISGYVAASGRGRVAGVGITGRNTAYPYTVGLANSAAQYWGSARSSDGYFSITGVLPGTYTLTVHKSELTVYSTQVTVSAGGTTTLNSIAIPSSNDPGNASAIWRINDWTGTPSGFKNADLMTYAHPSDVRAASWTGNVVIGSGSETSAFPCYIWKDVNSGLLVYFKLTAAQAAAAHTLRIGVTTAYANGRPQVVVNDTWTSAIPSPPTQPSTRSLTNGSYRGNNYTFTYSVPASAWLTDTSQYNVLKINVVSGSGSTSYLSAGTSIDAIDLLA